One window of Metopolophium dirhodum isolate CAU chromosome 3, ASM1992520v1, whole genome shotgun sequence genomic DNA carries:
- the LOC132941055 gene encoding late histone H2B.L4-like, whose translation MAPGVGKAMKKSSPGKAQKSVVAKPSGGNRKRKTKRLQTYGIYIYKVLKQVHPDTSISSKAMSIMNSFVNDLFERIASEANRLAQYNKRRTISSKEIQTAVRLLLPGELAKHAVSEGTKAVTKYTSSK comes from the coding sequence ATGGCACCCGGAGTTGGTAAAGCTATGAAAAAGTCGTCACCGGGCAAAGCGCAGAAAAGCGTCGTTGCCAAGCCAAGTGGCGGCAACAGGAAGCGCAAGACCAAGAGGCTTCAAACGTACGGCATCTACATTTACAAAGTGCTGAAACAAGTGCATCCCGATACCAGCATCTCGTCAAAGGCAATGAGCATCATGAACAGTTTCGTCAACGACCTTTTCGAGCGCATCGCCAGCGAGGCCAACCGGCTGGCACAATACAACAAGCGTAGGACGATCTCCAGTAAAGAGATCCAGACGGCCGTGCGGCTTTTGTTGCCCGGCGAATTGGCCAAGCACGCAGTCAGCGAAGGCACCAAGGCCGTGACCAAGTATACCAGCTCCAAATAa